The genomic window ACCTCCTCCATGGGACAAACGTTTACATCAGCGCCGCGCTCCAGCGGCTCCTCAAGTTCCTGGGGCGGCAGCGGCGGTGGCGGGGGCGGTTCCTCCGGCGGTGGCGGAGGCGGCGGGGGTGGTGGCGCGTGGTAATGGAACGCCTGATTCTTCATCTCGACATGAACGCGTTCTTCGCCAGTGTGGAGCAGAAGTCGAACCCAGCACTGCGGGGCAAGCCGGTGTTTGTCTGCGGCAACCGGCATTCGCGCACGGTGGTGGCCACCGCCTCCTATGAGGCGCGCGCCTTCGGTGTCAAGACCGGCATGCCGCTGCATGAAGCGCTGCGGCTGTGCCCGCACGCCACGCTGGTTGAGGGCAATCCGGATAAATACGCCTTTCTCTTTCGCCAGGTGGCTGGGATGATGGAGCGCTACAGCCCAGAGATCGAAATCTATTCCATCGATGAGGCGTTTCTTGACCTGAGCAGCACCGCCGGCCGATTCGGCGGTGCTGTGGCCATCGCGCAGGCGCTTCAGCGTCAGGTGAATGGGGAGCTCGGCTTGCCGTGCTCAGTCGGCATCGGCCCAAATAAACTCCTCGCGAAGCTGGCGTCAGGTTTGAAAAAGCCCAATGGCCTCACACAGATTCAGCCAGAGCAGGTCCAGCGCTTGCTGGCCGATTTGCCGATCGAGGAGTTGTGCGGCATCGGCCGCGCGTTGCAGGCCGTCTTCAATGCCCGCGGGATCACGACGTGCGGCGAGCTCGCTCACGTGCCGTTGGAATGGCTGATCAGCCGCTTCGGCTCGTCGATGGGACGGCACGTGTGGTGCTTGGCGCGCGGCATCGATGAAAGCCCGGTCGTGCCGAACCATAACACACCGCCGGCGAAATCGATGGGCCACATGCACACGCTGCCGCATGATACGTCAGATTCCGGCGTCATCCGCGGCGTGCTGCTGGATCTCTGCGAGAAAGTCGGCCGCCGTTTGCGCGCCGCGGGGGCGGCCGGCCGCACGATCACCGTGACTATCCGCTACCGCGACTTTACGACCTTCTCGCGCGCCCATACGCTCGGCCGATTCCTGGACGATGGCCTTGACATCTATGAGGAAGCCTGTCGAATCGCAATCGGGGACAGTCCCATTTGGGGACTGTCCCCGATTCGGCTCATCGGGGTCTCGGTTTCCAGCCTCTCGTATGAGGAGCGGCAGGCGTGGTGGCTGCCACAGATGATCCGCCGTCGCCAACTCGTGACCGCCTGCGACCGCGTGAACGATCGTTTCGGCGAGGACACCGTCATGCGCGCCTCCACCCTCGAAGCCTACGCCACGGCTCGTCATTACGCCATCAAACACCCCCGATGGAACAATTTCAACTCGCCACAGACCTGACGCCCAAGGGCGACCAACCGCAAGCCATTGAAGCCTTGACGAAGGGGCTGCGGGAAGGCAAGAAGTTTCAGACCCTGCTCGGGGTCACAGGATCCGGTAAGACGTACACCGTCGCGAACGTGATCGCGCAGATCAACAGGCCCACGCTGGTCATCTCACATAACAAAACGCTCGCCGCGCAACTCTACAGCGAGTTCAAGAGCCTGTTTCCAAACAACGCCGTCGAGTACTTCGTCAGCTACTACGACTACTACCAGCCCGAGGCGTACGTGCCGCAGACCGACACGTATATCGAAAAAGATTCCGCGATCAACGATGACCTGGACCGGCTGCGGCTCTCGGCGACCAGCGCGTTGCTCTCGCGCCGTGATGTCCTCATCGTGGCCAGCGTCTCGTGCATCTACAACCTCGGCGATCCCGACGAGTACTCGGAGCAGCTCGTGCGCTTGCAGAAGGGGCAGCAGGTCCGGCGCGATGAAGTGCTCTCGTGGTTCGTCGGGATCCAATATGACCGTAACGATGTAGATTTTAAACGCGGCACGTTCCGCGCGCGGGGAGACACCATCGATCTCTATCCGGCGTATCGGCAAACCGGCTACCGCATCGAGTTGGAAGGCGGTGCGATTGCGCGCCTTCGAGAGATCGATCCGCTGACCGCCGACACGAAAGCCGAGCTGGAGCAGATCGCGATCTACCCGGCGAAGCACTTTGTCACCAGCAAAGAGCGCATCAACGCGGCACTTGATGTCA from Candidatus Omnitrophota bacterium includes these protein-coding regions:
- the dinB gene encoding DNA polymerase IV, with protein sequence MERLILHLDMNAFFASVEQKSNPALRGKPVFVCGNRHSRTVVATASYEARAFGVKTGMPLHEALRLCPHATLVEGNPDKYAFLFRQVAGMMERYSPEIEIYSIDEAFLDLSSTAGRFGGAVAIAQALQRQVNGELGLPCSVGIGPNKLLAKLASGLKKPNGLTQIQPEQVQRLLADLPIEELCGIGRALQAVFNARGITTCGELAHVPLEWLISRFGSSMGRHVWCLARGIDESPVVPNHNTPPAKSMGHMHTLPHDTSDSGVIRGVLLDLCEKVGRRLRAAGAAGRTITVTIRYRDFTTFSRAHTLGRFLDDGLDIYEEACRIAIGDSPIWGLSPIRLIGVSVSSLSYEERQAWWLPQMIRRRQLVTACDRVNDRFGEDTVMRASTLEAYATARHYAIKHPRWNNFNSPQT